The Watersipora subatra chromosome 7, tzWatSuba1.1, whole genome shotgun sequence genomic interval TTGTACAAGTGAATGCAGGGTGTTGATTTTTTTTGGTGTACGGTTCGTGACAACCGCTATTCGCAGAGCTGGCGCCAGGAACTCGAGGACTATTAAGCTTAACCCAAGGTGGACAAAGTTTCTCCAGTTTACAAACACTGCCTCCTTATAGATATGTAAGTTTTGTATGTTTTCGGCCGTCAGCTCTCCACCGTGGAATCTGACCAAATCATTTTTGGCATATTCTCTATATCTCACGTTCGTCGTTTCATAGGATATGTCATAAAATGCTATGAAAGCCATGACTATGTTGGTTATACTTAGCGCTGAGGCAATGATCTCTAGAAGCAAGCTGGGAACTTTACTGCAGCTACAGATGTCTTTGGCCAACTGTGCCATGTAATAATGTGACACGCTCTCATAGTTAAACTCTGAAGAAACTTCTGTCATTTCCTCGTCTTTATGCTCGTTCATCGCGTCTTCCAGCTCTTTTGGAATAGAGAACCGTTTGCTTAAGCTGTTGTGATTGCTGTCTGTTGAGTCAGCTGGGGTTTGCTCTTCGATCTCCGAGGTTTCATCCTCACTTCTAACGTATATCTGGGCGACGTTGGACCGGCCTCCTGAACCTGGATAATTGAAGCATTTTCTTTAAATAGTGTCTGAGAGAAGACAACCTTTACTAAGCAGCAAGTTTGTTTTCGTGTGATTTATTGTAGGTAAAACTAAATGGATGTGTctctttttatttgctttttctaCAGTGCTACGCTGAAATGCTCGTAAGTAATTGAAAAAACCAGGCTGTTCTGTATTTGAAACTAAGCAAAATTTTGCATCTTTGATCTTTGTAAATTGTAATACGTGTTTACGCATTCGTATGTATAGAATATATTACATACGTCTCTTCAAAATATTGTCTATGCATATATTTTACGTTCTCGAATAAAAGTCAAAACAAGTCGAGACTCATATGATCCTCCACTTATTTGTACCCGTAACAGCCTACTGAAAGCACCAGATTAAATTTTGGCTAAAATTGCTAGACAACCCATATTCTGAAGCATGTTTATTAAACAATGATACAAAATATCAGTTTTTGAAATTTGTCAAAATGTTTCACAGTGCAATCTTGAATGCACTGCAAATCGTACGATGCATTCAACACCGTGCATTTAACACTGTGGTTACCTCTGCAAATTATCCTCACAGTGCAAAACACAGTAACCATCATCTAATGGGAAATGGGAGGCTTGGTATAGTGGAAGGTCACCAGAATTCTATTCTGTTTAACACTATTGAACAAGTCTCGTAAATGATTACATCTCGTAACAAAGTAGTCAATACCCTAGTCATTTTTGCAAGTACAACCACCGTCGGTGTGTTGCTCTGTTTAAGGTATTCCTTGTTAGTTTAATAGATAGTTAATTGGTTAAATTATCGCACGTGCCAAAGCCCTGAATCTTAGATTAAGGTTTGTTGGTCAATGACATTTGGTGACAGGTGATTATAATACTGATGCTGTAATCTAATAATGGAGCTTGTGTCTTGATCATACATAGCCACACTTTAATAACTAAACATGGTTTtcataataattaaatttagaaAGCTGGGTGAAGGAAATGATTGGTTGgtagtctatgtatataaatctcagtgtttgtgtgtctttttgttttcatccctgtttccagttatagcgattaaaatctggCAATAAAAAATCTGCATTGCAGAGTATTTAGTCTCATTTACAAGATACAAGCTACGGTAACTCATTAAGCTAGATGGATACAATGGATTCATTTGGTGgatagtcattatctgggttaaaatatgcataacagTGCTGTGTTacgcgcaacgtcactaaagcttgctctcacgctcttattagtaaatttagcaatatggatactagcttactcaaattagccaatggcaactacagtacctgccactgtttataagctgtttttattacccatgcaacaccgGGAATTCATGTAGTGTCTATAATACACTCAAATATAGAGTATTATTTTGAAATGCCAAAAGAAAAATTTGAGTCTGGCATCAACATCAATTTATAAGTGTGAAAAGTTCTTACAATGATTTTCCAATTATTGTACGTAATTGTTGTTCCgattatatttttgtaaagcAACTTTTTAATTCTTCAAAACTACTTCTATGCCATAACTAAACAAGTCAAACTAACCAAGATTATAGCTATCACAGAATGttgaaacatgctagaaagttTTTTCTGTAGGTAAGCCCTAGGTTACACTTACTTGTAGATCACTGGCCGTAATATTTAGACCTCTTCTAAATAATTGCCTTGGGCACTTCAATGTACTAAGTGTACCAGTGCTGAGGTTATGCTCACAACAGTAtttacttatacatgtatattggtcGTGGGTCTGGCTATCTCAATGAACTACAGATAGCCAATGGACCAGCTGATAGGTGGCAGTAGTAAAGTGAGAACTTGATACAACAACTCGTATAAACCCTTTAATCGTGAGGAACTAAAATTCAAGTTTTCTCCaagctaccgttaaacctctaattgaacgccatggcgctccatttttcaacccttcctctatagtagcggtcaattggaggtgactttcaaatagaggttggcattgtatttttgaaatggcttgtcagaattttgggaggatcaatttagcccttttacaaGCGAAGCGAATGTGACCTATATTTTGTCCTAAATCTCCGGTAGtgtgatattaaaccttttggatgcaataaatctgctaacttacctccaaattgtcaaagatctcttaataaatatgcattgagaaactgaaaaatatatcttaccagttaatatctattgcttgccaTTAATCTGCGGTAATATTATAGCCtgttctttgcaatttgttagagctttcaatttttatttcattctaaatttgaagacatttttttattttattattcgataataaaattcaatttttcCCCCAAGCTAAATCTCTTCACTCCAAGTCTGTAGTTTTGTAAGAGGCAGATCATTCAGCCAACTCATATTtgcatacatgtagattttTGTCAGTGAGGGCCTGTAATTAATAAAACTGTCTACTATCTCTGAGTAGTACTTTGGTTTAATGATCATGTCCTAATATGGGCATTGTCATTTCTCCAGGTTAATCAACCTGTCAAACATCCTATATCTGGAAATATTATTATGAATGATTCAACGGGAAAACATAAAAGTGGATTCAAAACACCATACATGGATTTAAAAACTGTATTATATTTTTACTGGTTTATTGTCAACTGTCATATACAGCCCTACCACTACATACATAGTTAATCCATTCCGAAATCTGCTTCATATGTTGAAACCACCATATGTTGGAACTGATAATTCTCAAAGAATTCatagtattttatttaattcgtTCCAAAGACCAAAGCCTATGTTGCAAGTAATTGATTAAAACAAATACGTTCCTATAAAGCTATCTTAAAACTAAAAGAATAAACTCAATTATATGTtaagtaaattaaataaaaacattaatcaATAAAAGTATATTATTTTACCTTAGAAACACACAAATAAGAATGTAGGCTTGGTAATGCTTAGTTCAAGGGTAGATGTTGTGGTAGAGATTAGCCAATGTAACTTACTCTAATTTAGATTAGGTGAAACTGGaaaagtttatatatttttacattttatttttagtatttacTTCGTCATTTTATATTATGAATTTGTAATGTTTTGAGAAACTTTCTACATCAAAACTGGAAAATTACTTTCAGCGCATAGTCAAAACTATACTCAAATTTTACATGGTATGATTGAAATATGAAGTTGAGGTGATTGTATATAGATTTCTCATGTACCAATTCCTGGACAATGGAAAAAGCAAGAAAGGGCAAACGCTTTgaaaaaatttagaaatatgTGGAACTGAAAGTGCTAAAATAAATTGCAGATTTGCTGAGGCTCAGCTAATAATCTGTACGTAAACAAGCTGGATCAATTCTAATCTAATTCATATCGAgtgcaattaaaatatttagtaaaaatcaTCTTACAGATGAACCATTATGTTTTAATAATGCTTAAAGCCTGCACGAAAGCTAGAGAAGAGTGGAGAGAATGGAGGAATTATATAAACGTGTCTACAAAGTTAGGTGTAGGATTTGTTTGCCATACTGTCAACACAGAAGCTCGAAATTGAAAAGAGCTCTTTGAGGACTCTACACACACTTGAATAATACTTGAATACAAACTTGAATGCGCAGTTTATAAATAAAGTAACACTAGTAGGACCTAGCAACGGGTGTGACAGAAGACATTAATTCACACCGTACTAATCTATTGGTGCTCTTACCGTAAAAGCTGTTTTTGACCGCCACCTTTATTTTGAACAATATCTCAGTTTGAGTGCCACTATGGAAGAAGGGTTTAAAACTAGAGCGCCACCTTTTAATTGAACAACACCTCGTTTTGACcaccactatttgacattcttaatctttacgaacccataatagcaaatgaTCAGTAAAAAGGTGTCCACGAAACTGTGTTAATAATTACTCGATTACATGAATAATAATCAATtcgttcgttgtttctgttcgtattaAAGTCCGTTTTCTGATTCCAAGTCTTTACAGCTtgttcattaaaactttgaatgcaacacaatagaaataattagtaactgtatcaggctaatagtagttccttgtttagcGCGGTTTTGGTACTTCGATGTATGTAAAAAAGGTTTTCGCATTCACGATGGAATCTGTGCTACAGCGCATTTTGAGGCTAAAATcttgaggctattttgattacacgcTATGTCTCTTTATTTGCGCGAGAAGTGTATATTCCAAAGTGCattgcgtaaaagttttgctttgctaaaaattGTAGACGCTAATATCCACTAGCTTACCTGTGCAGAAGAGgatttgaggtcagaagacactgtggaaggtatttagcagccagaagaatatgaaatattgtagttttaaacgaaagcaacaatcagaacccAGCTGGTCAAGCAAACgatgtaatatttttgttttaagtgttaaattttgtttctgaatgtattataaatatggtttgtttatctcacttgttcttgaatatatatttgtagcatttgatagattattattttataacttataaatttgcctatttatactatattatttgatagcatgattgcagtaatctgaactcggcttacaatggagtGACGATCATAacttctcttctattgcacataaaaagccagtttttattgcaagctgtagcaaacatatcaatgagtgcaataagcttttatgcaaccttgttaaatgtagttataaaataaaaatatgccttcaattcgatttgaaataaaaaacttataagCTCCAACAAATTACACAGCCTATAAGATCATTGTAGGTtaactgcaagcaatagatatcagctGGTGAaaacatgtatcagcttcctcatgcatatttatttagagatctacaacaATAAGTTAGAAAATTTCTTGCCTCcaaaaagggttaatgttgTTCTGCTTGAAGGAGAGCTCAAAATATCGGCGACATTCGATTTGCCCTTGAAAGGGTCAAATTTATCTTCTCAGTATTCAGacaaggtgtttgaaaaatacaacgccagcctttatttgaacgtcacctctaataaagcgccaccctaaggaaaggttaaaaaatcGAGCGCCATGCTGTTCAATTGAAGGTTTTACGGTGATTCAACTCCTGAATAATTCAGGCAAGTTGACATCGTTCCTTGTGAGTAAATTATATAGCGTCTAATGTTTATCATCGCACCAGTAATAAAATGCGAAGGTAATGCA includes:
- the LOC137399590 gene encoding uncharacterized protein yields the protein MNRDGAVQQETGDSEKAGEGSGGRSNVAQIYVRSEDETSEIEEQTPADSTDSNHNSLSKRFSIPKELEDAMNEHKDEEMTEVSSEFNYESVSHYYMAQLAKDICSCSKVPSLLLEIIASALSITNIVMAFIAFYDISYETTNVRYREYAKNDLVRFHGGELTAENIQNLHIYKEAVFVNWRNFVHLGLSLIVLEFLAPALRIAVVTNRTPKKINTLHSLVQISLLTALVLEDGAVSLCKNMLFTEECGIRRAMMSQTSQISAALSLVNSIVKSVLFIWRSSYRNQRQVRDEMEAYTEIIILEEYQWYHCIIPILAHFSVVIITIWSLVNATNEKLICM